The Methanocaldococcus infernus ME region CTGGAAGCCTCTTAACATTATGCTTACTCATTATCTTAGCTGCTTCAGTTAGTGTTGTATTCTTAGGAATAGTGATAATATTCTTAGTCATCACTTCCTCAACCAAAACCTCTTTTGGCTTTAAATTCTTGGCTACAACTTTCTTTAATATATCTCTCTCAGTTAATATTCCCACTGGCTTCTTGTTTTCAACAACTACAACAGCCCCTATGTCTTTTTCACACATAATATTGGCTGCATCATAGACAGTATCTTTTTTACTTACTGTATAGACAGGGACTGACATCACTTCATAGACTGGGATTTCAACATTTACATTCATAAACCTTCACCCTAACCTTGTTGTAAGCTTCCTCTATACTTATATTTGTAGTATCAATAACTATAAAATTAAATCTCTTAGCAAGCTCTAAATACTTTTCCTGAACCTTCTCCAAAAAATTTTTATTTTCAAATATATCTTTACCCTTAACTCTCTTCATAGCTTCATCAACATCTACAACAAGTAAGAAGACAAGATCAGGCTTTATAGCATATTTGTTAATCTCCCATAGGAAATTTTCTTCCACTCCTAAGGAGGATTGATAGGCTATTGAAGAATATAAATATCTGTCACAAATAACATCCCTTCCACTATTAAGAACTTTCTCTATCTCTTTACAATGCTCTACCCTATCAGCAGCAAAGAGTAGGGAGAGGGAAATGTTATCAATATTTCCTGAACTTAAATAACTTCTTATTAACCTTCCTATCTCTCCATCAGTTGGCTCACAAGTCCAATATCCTGACAACTCCTTAGCCAACATCTTAGACAGTGTAGTTTTCCCACTCCCATCTATTCCCTCAAAGACTATAAACAAAGTAGCTCACCAAAATATATTTAATAATATTTTGTCATTATTAATCATTATAGATTTTTGTTAGGTGAAGCTCATTGATTAGAGAGCTTTTAATATTAATAGCATCTATAGGAATTCTTGTAGCATCTTATAGGCTGTGGGTTGAGAAGGATAGAAAGAATATAGTTTATGCAAGAATTCACATATTAGGAGTTATAGATTGTGCCTGCTTTCTCATCTTCTTAGCCTTAGGGGAAACTTTATTAGCCTTCACTTACTTAATATTAACTCCCTTCTTAGCCCATGCTATAGCCAATGCCTCTTATAAAGATGAATTGAAGGAGGAAACATGATAAACTATATAAAGTTAAGTGCTATCTGTCATGCAACTGAAGATGAGGAAAAAGTTTTAGAGGCTATCTCCTTTTTTATCCCTGAAAATGTTGATGAGGAAAAGGTAGAGGTTGAGGTTGTAGAAACTGAGGGACACTTTAGAAACCCAATAAAAATTATTAGTGTAAATGTTAAAGATAAAGAGGCTAAGAAAGTCTTTAAGCACATTGTAAATTTAATAAAGTCTAATCCTAAAAACTTGGAGAAGTTAAAGAAAGATTTAGATTTAAGAATTGAGGATAATAAATTTTTTGTTAGATTTGACAAGCAAAAGGCTTATTTAAAGGAGTGTAAAGTGATGGATGGAGATGACATTGTAAGAGTTGTATTTAACTTTAAAATTTTCTCTCCTAAGGAGAAGGAGAAGAAAGTTAAAGAACTCTTAGAGAAAGAGCTTTTCAGTTAAAAAGACTCTCAATGATGAAACCTTTAAGCTGAGTGGTGATGATCCCTTCGGGGTAACTGAGGGAGTCTTTTTTATAGGGTGGTTAGATGTTTGAAATTAAATATAGAGATGCCTTAGGAAGAATTGGAATTTTAGACATAAATGGGAAAAAAATAGAAACTCCAACAATTATGCCAGTGATTCACCCAAATCCTAAAAAGCAAGTGGTTCCAATTGACTTTATAAAGAAGCTAACAGATATCATTATTACAAATTCATACATAACCTATATAACTAAAAGCTTAAGAGAGCTTGCTTTAAAAGTTGGAATTCATAAGCTTATAGGCTTTGATAAGGTTATAGTTACAGATAGTGGCTCTTTTCAGCTTGGAACTTATGGAGATGTTAAGGTTTCTCCAAGGGAAATTATTGAGTTTCAAGAGAAGATAGGGGTAGATGTTGGAACCATCTTAGATATTCCAACACCTCCTGATGTAGAGAAGGAGAAGGCTGAGAAAGATTTAGAAGAAACCTTAAGGAGGGCTAAGGAAGCCATAGAGTTAAAGAGAGAGAAGAACTTTAAAATGCTGTTAAATGGGACTATTCAAGGTTCTACATATTTAGAGCTAAGACAGAGAGCTGCAAGGGAGATGGCTAAGCTAAACTTTGACATCTACCCTATAGGAGCAGTTGTCCCACTAATGGAAAGCTATAGGTTTAAAGAGGTTGCTGAAATTATTATAAATAGTAAGATGAACCTCCCAACTAATAAGCCTGTCCATCTCTTTGGCTGTGGCCATCCTATGCTCTTTGCCTTAGCTGTAGCTTTAGGCTGTGATCTTTTTGACTCTGCTGCTTACATCTTGTATGCAAAGGATGACAGATACTTAACAGAGAGAGGAACTCTAAGCTTAGAAGAGCTTAAAGATTTAAAAAGCTTTCCATGCTCTTGCCCAATCTGTTCCCAATACACTCCAAAAGAGCTTTATCAATTAGAGAAGAAGGAGAGGGAAAGGATTTTAGCTGAGCATAACTTATATGTAACCTTTGAAGAGATGAATAGAATTAAAGAGGCTATAAAAAATGGCTCTCTTTGGGAGCTTGTGGAAGAGAGGGTTAGAGCTCATCCAAAGCTCTTAGAGGCTTACAGAGTTTTAAAAAATTATATGTACTATATAGAGAGATTTGACCCAGTCATAAAAAAGACAGCCTTCTTTTACTCTGGAGTAGAATCTCTTTTCAGGCCAGAGGTTTATAGGCATAAGAAGAGGTTGAAGAGAATAAAGTATGAGAAAGTTTATATTACAACAGTCTCAAAGGATATTGAAAGACCTTACAGTGAAAACTTAAATGTTAAAGAGACAGATGTTGATATCTTAATAAAGCATCCTATTTTTGGATACATCCCTTACTATATAGACACTATCTACCCTCTCTCACAACATGAGGCTCCTGAACTCTATGACTTTGAGAAAGAAATAAATAAGAAGTTTCAAGAAGAGTTTTTAGAATTTTTAAAAAAGAAAGGAGTTAAAGTCTTGAATATTGTTGAATATAATTATTATATAAACTCCATTGGTAAGTTTAACTCTGACAGCTTTAGAATAAAGAGGATGCTTGAGTATCAGTATGGCTATGACATCATAAAGGATAAGAAAATAAAAGTTGTTAGAAGTAAGAATACAGGAAGGCTAAGACAAGTTTTAGATGAGAATGATAATATTTTATTCTCAGTTAGAAGCCATGACAATCTCTTAATCCCTTCTAAGTTAGGAGCTAAATTACTCTGGGAAAATATTCCTTTCCCTAAGTATAGGGTTGTGGTTAATAAAGAGGCTGAACCCTTCATTAGAGAGGGGAGAAATGTCTTTGCCAAGTTTGTTATAGATTGTGATGAAGACATTAGACCTTATGAAGAGGTTTTAGTTGTTAATGAAGATGATGATCTATTAGGCTATGGGACAGCTATATTAAATGGAATAGAGATGAAAGAGTTTTCAACAGGATTGGCTGTCAAGGTTAGAGGTGGAATAAAATGTGTGGAATAATAGGCTTTGTCAGTAGAAAGAAGAGAATGATAAGTGGAGAGAAGATAGCTTTAGCTTTAAACTCTTTAAAAGAGAGAGGGAATGGAAGAGGCTCTGGTTATGTTGGTTATGGAATATATCCAACAAAGTATAAGGATTGTTATGCCTTCCATATCTTAATTGACAACAACCCAAAGTTTGAAAAAATTAAGGTTGAGGTTGAAAATGTCTTAGAACAGTATGGAACAATTATAAAAGATGAGGAAATTCCTACTGAGGAAGGGATTATTGAAAAAGTACATATTCCTTGGAGATACTTCTATGAGGTTGATGAGAAATACTCTGAGAGAGAGGAAGATGTTATAGTTGATATAGTCATGGAAATTAATGATAGGGTTGATGGAGCCTATGTTATCTCAAGTGGAAAAGACTTAGGAGTTTTTAAAGCTGTTGGCTGGCCTAATGAAGTAGCAGAGTTTTATAGAATAGATAGGTATGAAGGCTACCTATGGTTAGCTCATGCAAGGTATCCAACAAACACAAAAGCCTGGTGGGGAGGGGCTCATCCATTTAATCTATTAAATTGGAGTGTTGTACATAATGGAGAGATAACAAGCTATGGAACCAACAGAAGGTTTGTTGAGAGCTATGGTTATAAGTGTAGATTATTAACAGATACTGAGGTTGTAACCTATATTATGGACTTACTGATGAGAAAGCATAAACTTCCTGTTGAATATGCCTTAACAGCCATGGCTCCAAGATTTTGGAATGAGATTGATGACATGCCAGAGGAAGAAAGGGAGTTACATAAAGCTATCAGGATGGTTTATGGGGGAGCCATGTTAAATGGTCCATTTGCCATAGCTGTTGGAACCCCTAAGGGATTAATATTTATGAATGGAGACATTTCAAAGGAAACAACCATGATAGGCTTAACTGATAGGATAAAATTAAGGCCATTGGTTGCTGCTGAAAAAGATGACTTACTATTTGTTTCAAGTGAAGAAGCAGCAATAAGGAGAATTTGCCCTAACTTAGATAGAGTTTGGATGCCAGATGCTGGAATTCCTATAATTGGTAGAGTAGAATAAACAAAAATTTTTTCTATTTTAAGGTTTTAATGGTGATCTAATTGAAATTCTACAATAGAGAGAAAGAAGTTAGATATCTAAAAACTTATTGCCAGTTGGAGCCAAACTCTATTTTATTCGTTTATGGCCCTAAATCTTCTGGAAAATCTACAGTAATAAGGAAGGTTATTAAAGAACTTGAAGATAGTGATATCGTATTTTTTTATTATAATTTAAGAAAGTATGCTACGCCAACAAAGGAAGAGTTTTTTAAAATATTTTTTGAAAGATCTGATAAAAAATATGTTCCTAATAAGCTGGAATTTAACTTAGGAGTTTTTAAATTCGGAGTTGAGAGAGAGCTAAATTTTAAAGAGTTCTCTTTAAACGATGTCTTTGCTAAGATAAATGAAAGCATTAATGAAGTTATAAAAGAGGGAAAGAGGCCTGTCTTAATTATAGACGAGCTTCAAAAGTTGAAGAATATTTACTTTAATGGAGAAAAATCTCTATTAAATGAGCTATTTAACTTATTCGTCTCTCTAACCAAGATGGAACATCTTTCCCATGTCATCTGCTTAACTTCTGACACTCTATTCATAGAAGAGATCTACAATAATTCAACACTAAAGAACGCTTCCGAATATTATTTAATTGATTGGTTAGAAAAAGAAGACATTAAAAAAATCTTAAAAGAAGAGAACTTCAGTGAAGAGGAGATAGATTACGCTATAAACTACCTCTCTTTACCATATGAAATAACTGAACTAATAAATAATAAAAAACTTGGCTTAACAGTTGAAGAAACCATAAAAAGATGGATAAATATTGAAAAGAATGGAATAAAGTATCTTATAGATTCAGTAGATTTAGATGAAGAAAAGCTCTATAAAGTTTTATCAAAGTTTAAAGATAAAATAAAGATTTCCTATAACAAGGAAGTTAAAAAAGAAGAAATGAAATATATAAAATTTTTAATTGAAAATGAGATCCTATTCTACGACGTAATTAACGGCATAATAAAACCAACGTCAATTATTGAATGGCACGCTATAAGAGAACTTATATAACTTTTTCACGCAAAAAGCTTTATATTGAAAATTAAAATTTTCAACAACACTAAATAAGAGAAAGAGGGAAAAGATGATTCCAAGCTATGTGCCACCTAAGTATAAGCCAATAATAGATAGAGAGAAGTGTATGCTCTGTGAAAGATGTACTGTTGAGTGCTCATGGGGAGTCTATAGAAGAGAAGGAGATAGAATAGTTATATATGCTAATAGATGTGGAGCCTGTCAAAGATGTGTTTCCATGTGCCCAAGGGATGCTATAAAGATTGTTGAGTATAAGGAATGTTGGAGATCCCATCCATTATGGACAGAGGATGTTAGAAGAGATATTTATAACCAAGCAAAGACTGGCTGTATCTTATTAAGTGGAATGGCTAATGCCATGGATCATCCTAACTACTTTGACAGGATTGTCTTAGATGCTTGTCAAGTTACTAACCCATCTATAGACCCTCTAAGGGAGCCAATGGAGTTAAGAACTTACATAGGAAAGAAGCCAAAACAGCTTGAATTTGACTTTATTGAGGAAGATGGGGTTAAAAAGGCTAAGTTGAAAACAAAGATAGCTCCAAATTTGAAGTTAGACACTCCTATAATGATAGCCCACATGTCCTATGGAGCTCTCTCATTAAATGCTCATCTATCCTTTGCCAAGGCTGTTAAAGAATGTGGAACTTTTATGGGAACTGGTGAAGGAGGACTACCAAAGGCTCTCTATCCATATGCTGATCACATTATAACCCAAGTGGCAAGTGGAAGGTTTGGGGTTAATGAAGAATACTTAATGAAAGGAGCAGCCATTGAGATTAAGATAGGACAAGGAGCTAAGCCAGGGATTGGTGGGCACTTACCAGGGGAGAAGGTTACAGTTGAGATATCTAAGACAAGAATGATCCCAGAAGGTTCTGATGCCATTTCTCCAGCTCCTCATCATGATATCTACTCTATAGAAGACTTAGCTCAATTAGTTAGAAGTTTAAAAGAGGCAACAAGATGGAAAAAACCTGTCTTTGTTAAAATAGCAGCTGTCCATAATGCTCCAGCTATAGCTGTTGGAATAGCTACAAGTGATGCTGACGCTGTAGTTATTGATGGATATAAAGGGGGAACAGGAGCTGCTCCTAAGGTGTTTAGAGATCATGTTGGAATCCCTATAGAGATGGCTATAGCTGCAGTTGATCAGAGGTTGAGGGAAGAAGGATTAAGGAATGAGATTAGTATTATAGCAAGTGGAGGAATTAAGAGTTCAGCAGATGTTTTTAAAGCTATAGCCTTAGGGGCTGATGCTGTCTATATAGGAACTGCTGCAATGGTAGCCTTAGGTTGTAGAGTCTGTGGAAGATGCTATACTGGCCTATGTGCCTGGGGAATAGCTACACAGAAGCCAGAGTTGGTTAAGAGGTTAGATCCAGAGGTTGGAGCAAGGAGAGTAGCTAATTTAATAAAGGCTTGGACACATGAGATAAAAGAGCTTTTAGGGGCAAATGGAATTAATGCCATTGAAAGCTTGAGAGGAAATAGGGATAGGTTAAGAGGAGTTGGACTAAATGAGAGAGAGTTGAAAGTATTGGGAATAAAGTTAGCTGGTGAATAAGGAATGGAAGTAGTAGAGATAGATGCTAAGGACATGGATTATAGAGAATTGAATGAGAAAATTCATAAAATTTTAGAGGAGAACCCTGAAGTGAAAAAAATAATTATTAAAAATGTTTTAGGACAGAGGTTTATAGGAAATGGCTTACAGAAGAAAGATTTAACAATAGAAATTTATGGAATCCCTGGGGGAGACTTAGGAATGTTCATGAGTGGGCCTACAATAATAGTTTATGGAAATGCTGAGTTTGCCCCAGGGAATACAATGGATGATGGAACTATAGTTATACATGGAAACAGTGGAGATGTTACAGCCCACTCTATGAGAGGGGGTAAGGTTTTTGTTAGGGGAGATGTTGGTTATAGAAGTGGCATTCACATGAAGGCTTATAAGGATAAAGTCCCTGTCTTAGTTATCGGTGGAACAGCCAAGGATTTCTTAGGAGAATATATGGCTGGAGGTTTAATTATTGTATTAAATATAGATGAGAAAGGAAATGACTTAGGAAAGATAAAAGGAAGGATGATAGGAACAGGGATTCATGGAGGTTCTATATACATAAGAGGGGAAGTTGATAAAAAACAGCTTGGTGTTGCTGCTGACATAAAGGAATTCACAAAGGAAGACTTAGAGAAGATAAAGCCATACATTGAAGAGTTCTGTAAATGGTTTAATTTGTCAGAGGAAGTTAAAGATAAGTTGATAAATTCAAAATGGACAAAGATAGCTCCTATATCTAAGAGGCCATTTGGAAAGCTCTACACTCCTGACTTAATGTAAGAAGGTGAAACAGTGAGAAGCTATAAGGATTTAGAGAGGGAAGTTTGGCTAAAAAATAGATGCTCTGGCTGTGGAGCCTGTACAGCTGTTTGCCCAGCCAACAATTTATATTTTAAAGAGGAGAGTCCTGTAAAGTTTAACTGTACAGAGTGTTACTGTGAAATTGTTCCTCCTGAAGACATTGAACACCCAATCTCAGCAGAGTTTTGTAAGACAACAGTCTATGATGTCCCCTGTGGAGCTTGCCATGATGCCTGTCCAAGGGTTGAAGTTAGAGAGATGGAAGATAAATACTTAGGAATTTATAGAGCTAAAAGTAAATTGGAAATAAAGAATGCTCAAAATGGTGGAGTAGTTTCAGCTATCTTAATTAATGCCTTAGAGGAAGAGCTAATAGATGGAGCTATTGTTATTAAGCAGGATAACTGGACTTTGGAGCCAATCTCTTACTTAGCCACTACCAAGGAAGAGGTAGTTAAAGCTGCAGGAAGTAAGTATTTAAGAAAAGTATCTCCATTAAATGCCCTAAAAAAGGCTGTTATGGAGGAGAAGTTAGAGAGATTAGCCATAGTTGGAACTCCTTGTATAATTGAGGCTATGGCTAAAATTCAAAGTAGTGTAAATGATCTACTAAAACCTTTTAGAAAGGCTATTAGACTAAAAATTTCTCTCTTCTGCTTTGAAATTTATGACTATGCTAAGATGTTAAAGAAGTTAGAAGAAGAAGGAATAAATCCTTGGGATATCAAAAAGATGGAAATTGAGAGAGGGAAATTTTTACTTTACTTAGTTGATGGTTTCATTAAGGAATACAAGATAAAGGAATTGGATCCAGTGATGAGAGAAGGATGTAAGAGTTGTATAGACTTCACTGGCTTATACTCAGATATCTCAGTTGGTAATGTGGGAACACCTGAGGGCTACTCAACAGTTATTATAAGAAATAAGTGGGGAGAAGGGTTCTTTAAAAGAGCTTGCTACAATGGGTTAATTGACTTTGACAGCAGTGTGAAGATAGAGGAGATTAAAAAGTTGGCTGAGCTGAAGATGAAAAGAAAAAATTATAAATAATTTTTCTCTAAAAATTTAATTTGATATACTACAAAAATTAAGAGGGAGGAAAGATGGAGATAAATGGAGTCTATATAGAGGATACATTTGCTGAAGCTTTTCCAATATGGGTTTCAAGAATTTTAATTACAGCAGCTACTAAAAGATGGGCTAAGATAGCTGCTACTGAAGCTACTGGATTTGGAACCTCTGTTATCATGTGCCCAGCTGAGGCTGGAATTGAGAAGTATGTGCCACCATCAAAAACTCCAGATGGTAGGCCAGGGTTTATAATTCAAATTTGCCATCCTAAGAAGAAAGGTTTAGAGGAGCAAATGTTAGAGAGAATTGGACAGTGTGTCTTAACTTGCCCAACCACTGCAGTCTTTGATGCTATGGAAGAGGAAGATGAAAAGGTAAAAGTTGGATTTAAGTTAAAGTTCTTTGGAGATGGATTTGAGAAGAAAGATGAGTTAAATGGAAGAAAGATATATAGAATTCCAATTATGGGAGGAGAGTTTATAACTGAATCAAGCTTTGGAATTAAAAAAGGAGTTGCTGGAGGTAACTTCTTTATAATGGCTGACACCAATGCCACTGCCTTAATGGCTGCTGAGGCTGCAGTGAATGCTATACAGAGTGTTGATAAGGTTATAACTCCATTCCCAGGAGGAATAGTAGCCTCTGGAAGTAAGGTAGGGGCAAGCAATCCTAAGTATAAGTTTATGGTGGCTACAACAAACCATAAGATGTGCCCAACCTTAAAGGATGTTGTTGAAGACTCTGAAGTACCAGAGGATGTTAATGGAGTTTATGAAATAGTTATCAATGGTTTAACTGAGGATGCTGTAAAGATGGCTATGAGAGAAGGAATATTAGCAGCTACAAGGGTTAAGGGGGTTAAGAAGATAACAGCAGGAAACTATGGAGGTAAGTTAGGACCTTACCAAATAAAGTTAAGAGAGCTTTTTGAATAAAATTTTTTTTAATCTCCTATTTTTTGAGGGTTTTACAATGTTAGAGCCTATTGTTTATGATGTTGGTAGGCTATGTAAGTTTAAAGATTCCTACACTCCAAATATAATAAATCTAAATATTGAAATTGATGAGCCTAAGCTTCTTTATGACACACCTGAACCTCTTTTAGAGAAGTTTAAAAAATCTTTTATTGGAGAGCTTAAAATTGATGGAGAAACTTATAAGTATCAAGTTCTAAACTATGGGAAGTATATAGAGAGAGCTAAAATAGAGGAAGTTGATCTCTATATCATAGCTGACAGGAAGATTATTGAAAGAAAAGAGCTTACTTACATAAAAAAATTGAGAGAAAAGATTTCTCCAAACTCAGCTATCTATTTTCCCTTAGCCAATCCTTGGGAAATTCCTCTTTTAGCTTACTTAGGAGCTGACTTTTTTGGAACTCTCTCTGAGTTTTATGCTGTTAAGGGATATAAATTAACTAAGAATAGGGCTATAAAGAGTGATAAGAGCTTTGAAGAACTTATAGAGGAGAATAATAAAGTCTATCTTGATATTATTGAAGAGGTTCAAGAGGTTATAAAAAAAGGATATCTAAGAAATTTGGTTGAGGAAACCTCTATCTCTCATCCATATCTCTGGGCTAACTATAGAAGATATGAGCCAGATTTAAGGAATATTTCAACCTTTAAGAAGCATAAGGTTATAGTTACAGCCAATATAAAGATTCCAGAGGTTAAAAAATACTTGGAAAGGTTAAAAAATTATGAGCCTTACACAAACATTATTCTCCTTCTCCCTTGCTCTTCAAAGAAACCATATTCAGAGTCTAAGACACATAGGAAAATAATTAAAGCCATAGGAAAGGCTGTAGTTGAAGAACTCATCCTAACCTCTCCCTATGGATTAGTGCCAAGAGCCTTAGAGTTGGCTGTAAATTATGACATTCCAGTGACAGGAGAGTGGAGCTTAGAGGAAATAGAGTTAATAAATAAGCTATTAAAAGAGTTTTTAAAGAAGGTTGAGGAGAAGTTTGGAGATTATAAAGTAATTTCCTATCTTCCTGATCACTACTTAGAGATCTTAGAGGTTGAGAGCTTAGTTGTTAAAGACCTTGAAGAGCTAAGAAAAATTTTAAAAGAATATAGAGGGGATAAGAGGAAACAGAGGGTTCATAACTTAAAAGAGCTTTGTAGATATCAATTTTATCATAACTTCCTTCCAGACAATATCTATATAAATAGGAAAAATCAGATAATCTATAAAAATAAAATTTTAGCTACTTTGAAAGATAAATTTATCCTCTCCTTAGAGGGAGGAAAGCTTATGTGGGAAACCCTTGGTAGGGATAGCTTTTATGTTGAAACAAACTTTGATGTAAAGAAAGGTTCTCTCTTCCCTCCTGGATTTGTTGATTGTAATGAAAAGATTTCTTATGATGATGAAGTCATCCTAATTAAGGATAATAAATTTTTAGGTGTTGGTAGGGCTAAACTTCCAGGACATGAGATGAAAAAGGCTAAACATGGAGCTTTAGTAAATATAAGGAAGGTTTTGTAGTATGGAGGAAATTATAGAGAGAATAATGAGGGGAGAGATAAAGGATGAGGAAGTATTAGAAATTTATAAAGAGTATTTAAAGGTTAAGGATGAGGTTAGCTACTTAGAAGACTTGTTAGATGACCTTGAACTCCTCTGTAGAAGGTTTGAGGAGATTAAAGATAGTGTGAAAGGCTTAAAATATCTAATCCCTAAGGTTAGTAAATATTTAAATTGTAAAGAAAGTGTTGAAGAAACCTTAAGAGTGTTAGATAATTTTGAAAAGCTTGATCTCAACCACTACTATGAAGTGAGAGCAAGATACTTTAATGAACTTGAGACTCTAAAGAAAAAACTTAACCAATTGGAGAAAAAATTAAAAGAGGCTGTAGATGGAAGAGAATGAAATAATAGAGTTGGCTAAAACTATCTTATCTAAGAATTTTGATTTTCTTGTAAAGGGAATAGGTGATGATGCAGCAGTAATAAGGTTAGAGGATAACTATCTATTGCTAACCTCTGACATGATGGTTAAAGAAACTCACATCCCTTCCATCCTTAGCCCTTCTGAAATAGCTTTTAGAGTTTTTACAGCAAATGTTTCTGACATTGTGGCTATGGGAGGAAAGCCAATATCTTTTTTAATCTCCTTAGGTTTTAAAAAGGTTAGTAGAGAATTCTTAGAAAGCTTTTATTTGGGATTAAGAGAAGCTTCAAACCTCTACAACTGTCCAGTTGTTGGGGGGGACACTGTTAGGGCTGAAACCTTAATTTTATCAGGCTTTTGCTTAGGCTTAACTGAAAAGCCAATATATAGAGAGGGAAGGGTTGGAGATAAAATTTATGTCACTGGAAACCTTGGGAGAGTTTTCTCCTCTTTATATATTTATTATAACTTTAAAGACAAAATTAAAGAGTTTGAAGAGAGTTATCCAGAGATGTTTAAGAAGCTAAGGAAACCTGTAGCAAGGGTTGATATGCTAAAGGATAAAGAGCTATTTACTGGAGCCACAGATATCTCTGATGGCTTGGGAAGAGAGATAAATTACTTTAAAAATTTTCAGATATATTCTGAGAAGATCTTTAAGCTAATTCCTAAGGATGTCTTAGACTTCTGTGAAGAGTTTAACCTAAATCCCTTAGAAGTGGCTTTAAACAGTGGAGAAGAGTTTGAGCTAATTATAACTTCAAAATATAAAATTAAAAAAGCTGTAGAGATAGGAGAAATTATAGAGAGAGGGAGATACTTAGATGACAAGCCATTCAAAGGAAGGGGATATATACATAAATTTTATTAGAGTGAATACTCTAAAAATCTCTCCATCTGCACTAAAAGAGAGGCTTGAAAAGAAGGGAGTTAAGTTAGAGAAAACTTTTTTAGACTATGCCTTTAGAGTTATAGAATCTCCTTTTTCTATTGGAGCTACTCCTGAGTATCTATTTGGTTACTATATGCCTCAATCTCTCTCTTCTATGATCCCACCTATAACTCTAAACCCCTCTCCCAAGGATAGAGTTTTAGATATGTGTGCTGCTCCTGGTGGGAAGACAACACACTTAGCTCAACTTATGGGAAATGAGGGAACTATCTTAGCTGTTGAGATTAGTAAGGAGAGAGTTAAAGCTTTAAAATCCAACATAAATAGGATGAATATCTTAAATACTATCATTATAAATAAAGATATGAGAAAATATAAAGAATATTTAATGAAGAAAAAAATACTCTTTGACAAAATTTTACTTGATGCTCCCTGCTCAGGGAATATAATAAAGGACAAAAATAGAAAAGTGGATGAGAAAGATATTGAATATTGCTCACTTAGACAGAAAGAGCTTTTAAATATAGGTTTGGACTTATTAAAACCTGGTGGAGAGTTGGTTTATTCAACATGCTCAATGGAAGAGAAAGAAAATGAGGAAGTTATTGAACATGTATTAAAAAGTAGAGATGACATAAAATTAATAAAATTATCTCCAATTGCCAATTTTATAAGACCTGGGAAGATAAAGGGAACTTTAAAGGTTTATCCCCCCTATGAGCCATTTTTTATAGCCAAGATAAAGAAAGAGGGATAAGTAATGAGTGAGACATTTAAAGAGTTTAAAGAGCATTCTGTAGCTGAATTCTTTAGGAAGAATAAACACATGCTTGGATACAGTGGAAAAATTAGAAGTATGACCACTATAGTCCA contains the following coding sequences:
- a CDS encoding ATP-binding protein, encoding MKFYNREKEVRYLKTYCQLEPNSILFVYGPKSSGKSTVIRKVIKELEDSDIVFFYYNLRKYATPTKEEFFKIFFERSDKKYVPNKLEFNLGVFKFGVERELNFKEFSLNDVFAKINESINEVIKEGKRPVLIIDELQKLKNIYFNGEKSLLNELFNLFVSLTKMEHLSHVICLTSDTLFIEEIYNNSTLKNASEYYLIDWLEKEDIKKILKEENFSEEEIDYAINYLSLPYEITELINNKKLGLTVEETIKRWINIEKNGIKYLIDSVDLDEEKLYKVLSKFKDKIKISYNKEVKKEEMKYIKFLIENEILFYDVINGIIKPTSIIEWHAIRELI
- a CDS encoding glutamate synthase-related protein, with amino-acid sequence MIPSYVPPKYKPIIDREKCMLCERCTVECSWGVYRREGDRIVIYANRCGACQRCVSMCPRDAIKIVEYKECWRSHPLWTEDVRRDIYNQAKTGCILLSGMANAMDHPNYFDRIVLDACQVTNPSIDPLREPMELRTYIGKKPKQLEFDFIEEDGVKKAKLKTKIAPNLKLDTPIMIAHMSYGALSLNAHLSFAKAVKECGTFMGTGEGGLPKALYPYADHIITQVASGRFGVNEEYLMKGAAIEIKIGQGAKPGIGGHLPGEKVTVEISKTRMIPEGSDAISPAPHHDIYSIEDLAQLVRSLKEATRWKKPVFVKIAAVHNAPAIAVGIATSDADAVVIDGYKGGTGAAPKVFRDHVGIPIEMAIAAVDQRLREEGLRNEISIIASGGIKSSADVFKAIALGADAVYIGTAAMVALGCRVCGRCYTGLCAWGIATQKPELVKRLDPEVGARRVANLIKAWTHEIKELLGANGINAIESLRGNRDRLRGVGLNERELKVLGIKLAGE
- a CDS encoding GltB/FmdC/FwdC-like GXGXG domain-containing protein, producing the protein MEVVEIDAKDMDYRELNEKIHKILEENPEVKKIIIKNVLGQRFIGNGLQKKDLTIEIYGIPGGDLGMFMSGPTIIVYGNAEFAPGNTMDDGTIVIHGNSGDVTAHSMRGGKVFVRGDVGYRSGIHMKAYKDKVPVLVIGGTAKDFLGEYMAGGLIIVLNIDEKGNDLGKIKGRMIGTGIHGGSIYIRGEVDKKQLGVAADIKEFTKEDLEKIKPYIEEFCKWFNLSEEVKDKLINSKWTKIAPISKRPFGKLYTPDLM
- a CDS encoding Coenzyme F420 hydrogenase/dehydrogenase, beta subunit C-terminal domain, whose product is MRSYKDLEREVWLKNRCSGCGACTAVCPANNLYFKEESPVKFNCTECYCEIVPPEDIEHPISAEFCKTTVYDVPCGACHDACPRVEVREMEDKYLGIYRAKSKLEIKNAQNGGVVSAILINALEEELIDGAIVIKQDNWTLEPISYLATTKEEVVKAAGSKYLRKVSPLNALKKAVMEEKLERLAIVGTPCIIEAMAKIQSSVNDLLKPFRKAIRLKISLFCFEIYDYAKMLKKLEEEGINPWDIKKMEIERGKFLLYLVDGFIKEYKIKELDPVMREGCKSCIDFTGLYSDISVGNVGTPEGYSTVIIRNKWGEGFFKRACYNGLIDFDSSVKIEEIKKLAELKMKRKNYK
- the fhcD gene encoding formylmethanofuran--tetrahydromethanopterin N-formyltransferase, which translates into the protein MEINGVYIEDTFAEAFPIWVSRILITAATKRWAKIAATEATGFGTSVIMCPAEAGIEKYVPPSKTPDGRPGFIIQICHPKKKGLEEQMLERIGQCVLTCPTTAVFDAMEEEDEKVKVGFKLKFFGDGFEKKDELNGRKIYRIPIMGGEFITESSFGIKKGVAGGNFFIMADTNATALMAAEAAVNAIQSVDKVITPFPGGIVASGSKVGASNPKYKFMVATTNHKMCPTLKDVVEDSEVPEDVNGVYEIVINGLTEDAVKMAMREGILAATRVKGVKKITAGNYGGKLGPYQIKLRELFE